A single Camarhynchus parvulus chromosome 5, STF_HiC, whole genome shotgun sequence DNA region contains:
- the RHOV gene encoding rho-related GTP-binding protein RhoV isoform X2, which translates to MAPWARPAWWSATQPTGTPTSTSPPPSTPSPVLVDGAPVRIQLWDTAGQEDFDCLRSLCYPDTDVFLVCFSVVNPSSFQNITEKWIPEIRTHNPRAPVLLVGTQADLRDDVNVLISLDRYHVKPVPRPQAEGLADKIRAEAYLECSALTQKNLKEVFDMAIVSGVEHKARQEKKMTAKGIKTLSKCRWKKFFCFV; encoded by the exons ATGGCGCCGTGGGCAAGACCAGCCTGGTGGTCAGCTACACAACCAACGGGTACCCCGACGAGTACCAGCCCACCGCCCTCGACACCTTCTCCG GTCCTCGTGGATGGAGCCCCAGTCCGAATTCAGCTgtgggacactgctggacaG GAGGACTTTGACTGTTTGCGCTCGCTTTGTTACCCTGACACCGACGTCTTCCTTGTCTGCTTCAGTGTGGTAAACCCAAGCTCCTTCCAGAACATTACAGAGAAATGGATCCCTGAGATACGAACTCACAACCCGCGGGCGCCAGTGTTGCTCGTGGGGACACAGGCAGACCTGCGGGATGATGTCAATGTCCTCATCAGCCTGGATCGCTACCATGTGAAGCCCGTGCCCCGGCCTCAGGCAGAAGGTCTAGCTGACAAAATCCGGGCTGAAGCCTACCTGGAATGCTCAGCACTAACCCAGAAGAACCTTAAAGAAGTTTTTGACATGGCCATTGTCAGCGGTGTTGAGCACAAGGCACGTCAGGAAAAGAAGATGACTGCCAAAGGCATCAAGACTCTCTCTAAGTGCCGCTGGAAGAAGTTCTTTTGCTTTGTCTGA
- the RHOV gene encoding rho-related GTP-binding protein RhoV isoform X1, with amino-acid sequence MPPQELLDYAPALRRHSPSRGSGPELGIKCVLVGDGAVGKTSLVVSYTTNGYPDEYQPTALDTFSVQVLVDGAPVRIQLWDTAGQEDFDCLRSLCYPDTDVFLVCFSVVNPSSFQNITEKWIPEIRTHNPRAPVLLVGTQADLRDDVNVLISLDRYHVKPVPRPQAEGLADKIRAEAYLECSALTQKNLKEVFDMAIVSGVEHKARQEKKMTAKGIKTLSKCRWKKFFCFV; translated from the exons ATGcctccccaggagctcctggattACGCGCCCGCCCTACGGAGACACAGCCCGTCCCGGGGCAGCGGCCCGGAGCTGGGAATCAAGTGCGTGCTGGTGGGCGATGGCGCCGTGGGCAAGACCAGCCTGGTGGTCAGCTACACAACCAACGGGTACCCCGACGAGTACCAGCCCACCGCCCTCGACACCTTCTCCG TGCAGGTCCTCGTGGATGGAGCCCCAGTCCGAATTCAGCTgtgggacactgctggacaG GAGGACTTTGACTGTTTGCGCTCGCTTTGTTACCCTGACACCGACGTCTTCCTTGTCTGCTTCAGTGTGGTAAACCCAAGCTCCTTCCAGAACATTACAGAGAAATGGATCCCTGAGATACGAACTCACAACCCGCGGGCGCCAGTGTTGCTCGTGGGGACACAGGCAGACCTGCGGGATGATGTCAATGTCCTCATCAGCCTGGATCGCTACCATGTGAAGCCCGTGCCCCGGCCTCAGGCAGAAGGTCTAGCTGACAAAATCCGGGCTGAAGCCTACCTGGAATGCTCAGCACTAACCCAGAAGAACCTTAAAGAAGTTTTTGACATGGCCATTGTCAGCGGTGTTGAGCACAAGGCACGTCAGGAAAAGAAGATGACTGCCAAAGGCATCAAGACTCTCTCTAAGTGCCGCTGGAAGAAGTTCTTTTGCTTTGTCTGA